A genome region from Streptomyces xanthophaeus includes the following:
- a CDS encoding HAD family hydrolase, with the protein MSPAPFPYKLVATDLDGTLLRGDDTVSERTREALVAATAAGAAHIIVTGRAVPWTRHVLDDLGYKGIAVCGQGAQVYDAGAHRLLTSVTLDRQLAGLALSKLEAEIGPLALAASRDGVDGEVLFGPGYQVQEGLPAVYLDDTRALWTAPLNKLYVQHPELDDDALVKVARETVGSLVDIVMAGPGIVEILPLGLTKATGLSLAARRLGVKAAQTIAFGDMPNDIPMFGWAAHGVAMANAHAELKAVADEVTTSNEEDGIAVVLERLLGAA; encoded by the coding sequence GTGAGCCCGGCCCCGTTCCCGTACAAGCTTGTCGCGACCGATCTCGACGGCACGCTGCTGCGTGGCGACGACACGGTCTCGGAACGCACCCGTGAAGCGCTCGTCGCGGCCACCGCGGCGGGCGCGGCGCACATCATCGTCACCGGCCGGGCCGTTCCCTGGACCCGGCACGTACTGGACGACCTCGGCTACAAGGGGATCGCCGTCTGCGGGCAGGGCGCACAGGTCTACGACGCGGGTGCGCACCGGCTGCTGACCTCGGTGACGCTGGACCGGCAGCTGGCCGGTCTGGCGCTGTCGAAGCTGGAGGCCGAGATCGGTCCGCTGGCCCTGGCGGCCAGCCGGGACGGGGTGGACGGCGAGGTCCTCTTCGGGCCGGGGTACCAGGTGCAGGAAGGCCTTCCGGCCGTCTACCTGGACGACACCAGGGCGCTCTGGACGGCTCCGCTGAACAAGCTCTACGTCCAGCACCCCGAGCTGGACGACGACGCGCTCGTGAAGGTGGCCCGGGAGACCGTGGGCAGCCTGGTCGACATCGTCATGGCGGGTCCCGGCATAGTCGAGATCCTGCCGCTGGGGCTGACCAAGGCCACGGGCCTGTCGCTGGCCGCGCGCCGGCTGGGAGTGAAGGCGGCGCAGACGATCGCCTTCGGTGACATGCCCAACGACATCCCGATGTTCGGCTGGGCCGCGCACGGGGTGGCGATGGCCAATGCCCATGCCGAGCTCAAGGCAGTGGCCGACGAGGTGACGACCTCGAACGAGGAGGACGGCATCGCGGTGGTGCTGGAGCGTCTGCTGGGCGCCGCGTAG
- the serS gene encoding serine--tRNA ligase, with the protein MIDLRLLREDPDRVRASQRARGEDVELVDALLSADERRRSSGMRFDELRNEQRSLGKLIPKASPEERAELLKKAEHLKQDVKAAEAEQNEADEAAKQLLLQLGNIVHEDVPVGGEEDFTVLETHGTIRDFATEGFEPKDHLELGELLGAIDVERGAKVSGSRFYYLTGVGALLELALVNAAIAQATEAGFIPMLTPALVRPRAMEGTGFLGQAAENVYHLEKDDFYLVGTSEVPLAAYHMDEIIDAEKLPLRYAGFSPCFRREAGTYGKDTRGIFRVHQFDKVEMFSYVAPEEAEAEHQRLLEWEKQWLTGLELPFQVIDVATGDLGSSASRKFDCEAWIPTQGKYRELTSASNCDSFQARRLSIRYRDGKKTQPLSTLNGTLCAVPRTIVAILENHQQADGSVRVPPVLRPYLGGREVLEPITK; encoded by the coding sequence GTGATTGACCTCCGGCTGCTCCGTGAAGACCCTGACCGTGTCCGCGCCTCGCAGCGCGCCCGTGGAGAGGACGTCGAACTCGTCGACGCGCTGCTCTCCGCCGACGAGCGCCGCAGGTCCTCCGGCATGCGCTTCGACGAACTGCGTAATGAGCAAAGGTCTCTCGGCAAGCTCATCCCCAAGGCCTCTCCCGAAGAGCGGGCCGAGCTGCTGAAGAAGGCCGAGCACCTCAAGCAGGACGTCAAGGCGGCCGAGGCCGAGCAGAACGAGGCCGACGAAGCCGCCAAGCAGCTCCTCCTCCAGCTCGGGAACATCGTCCACGAGGACGTCCCGGTCGGCGGCGAAGAGGACTTCACCGTCCTGGAGACGCACGGCACCATCCGGGACTTCGCCACCGAGGGCTTCGAGCCCAAGGACCACCTGGAGCTCGGCGAGCTGCTGGGCGCCATCGACGTCGAGCGCGGTGCCAAGGTCTCCGGCTCGCGCTTCTACTACCTGACCGGTGTGGGCGCCCTGCTGGAGCTGGCGCTGGTCAACGCGGCCATCGCCCAGGCCACCGAGGCCGGCTTCATCCCGATGCTGACCCCGGCGCTGGTCCGCCCCCGCGCCATGGAGGGCACCGGCTTCCTCGGCCAGGCCGCCGAGAACGTGTACCACCTGGAGAAGGACGACTTCTACCTGGTCGGCACCTCCGAGGTCCCTCTCGCCGCGTACCACATGGACGAGATCATCGACGCCGAGAAGCTGCCCCTGCGGTACGCCGGCTTCTCCCCGTGCTTCCGCCGCGAGGCCGGCACGTACGGCAAGGACACCCGCGGAATCTTCCGCGTCCACCAGTTCGACAAGGTCGAGATGTTCTCGTACGTCGCGCCGGAGGAGGCCGAGGCCGAGCACCAGCGGCTCCTGGAATGGGAGAAGCAGTGGCTGACCGGCCTGGAGCTGCCCTTCCAGGTGATCGACGTCGCCACCGGTGACCTGGGCTCCTCCGCCTCGCGCAAGTTCGACTGCGAGGCGTGGATCCCCACCCAGGGCAAGTACCGCGAGCTGACCTCCGCCTCGAACTGCGACAGCTTCCAGGCCCGCCGCCTGTCGATCCGCTACCGCGACGGCAAGAAGACCCAGCCGCTGTCCACGCTGAACGGCACGCTGTGCGCCGTACCGCGCACGATCGTCGCGATCCTCGAGAACCACCAGCAGGCCGATGGTTCGGTACGGGTGCCCCCGGTGCTCCGTCCCTACCTCGGCGGCCGCGAGGTCCTGGAGCCGATCACCAAGTGA
- the pheA gene encoding prephenate dehydratase, with protein sequence MSATRFTYLGPEGTFTEAALRTLPEAATRELVPMVSVPAALDAVRNGEAAAALVPIENSVEGGVTATLDELASGEPLMIYREVLLPITFALLVRPGTALSDVKTVTGHPVAQPQVRNWLRANLPDAVWESAASNADGARLVQEGRFDAAFAGEFAAATYGLVPLVTEIHDAENAETRFVLVGRPARPAAPTGADKTSVVLWLGDDHPGALLELLQEFAVRGVNLMLIQSRPTGQGIGNYCFAVDAEGHISDRRVSEALMGLKRTCPQVRFLGSYPRAGVAQSDVRAPRPGTSDGDFTAASDWLGRCLDGRA encoded by the coding sequence ATGTCAGCCACCCGCTTCACGTATCTCGGTCCCGAGGGCACGTTCACCGAGGCCGCCCTGCGCACCCTGCCGGAAGCCGCGACCCGGGAACTCGTTCCGATGGTGTCGGTCCCGGCCGCTCTGGACGCCGTGCGCAACGGCGAGGCGGCCGCTGCCCTCGTCCCGATCGAGAACTCGGTGGAGGGCGGGGTCACCGCCACCCTCGACGAGCTGGCCTCGGGCGAACCGCTGATGATCTACCGCGAGGTGCTGCTGCCCATCACCTTCGCGCTGCTCGTGCGGCCCGGGACCGCCCTGTCGGACGTCAAGACCGTCACCGGACACCCGGTCGCCCAGCCGCAGGTGCGCAACTGGCTGCGGGCGAACCTGCCCGACGCGGTGTGGGAGTCGGCCGCCTCGAACGCCGACGGCGCCCGGCTGGTCCAGGAGGGCCGCTTCGACGCCGCCTTCGCGGGCGAGTTCGCCGCCGCCACCTACGGGCTCGTCCCGCTGGTGACCGAGATCCATGACGCGGAGAACGCCGAGACCCGGTTCGTGCTGGTGGGACGCCCGGCCCGGCCGGCCGCTCCGACCGGCGCGGACAAGACCTCCGTCGTGCTGTGGCTCGGCGACGACCACCCCGGTGCGCTGCTGGAGCTCCTTCAGGAGTTCGCGGTCCGCGGGGTGAACCTGATGCTGATCCAGTCCCGTCCGACCGGGCAGGGCATCGGCAACTACTGCTTCGCCGTCGACGCCGAGGGCCACATCTCCGACCGGCGGGTCAGCGAGGCGCTCATGGGCCTCAAGCGGACCTGCCCCCAGGTCCGCTTCCTCGGTTCCTACCCGCGGGCCGGGGTCGCTCAGAGTGATGTCCGGGCTCCTCGGCCCGGGACCTCCGACGGTGACTTCACGGCCGCATCCGACTGGCTGGGGCGTTGCCTCGACGGTCGGGCGTAG
- the efeB gene encoding iron uptake transporter deferrochelatase/peroxidase subunit — translation MAYRRDRPYLRHRPDHRPEDREDRLTSVTESNPDIEISRRRLLGTVGAAGAVGIALGATGGALAHSALEDSGSGSAPGATGGPASLGATQVAFHGDHQAGITTPLQAKGHLVAFDLTPGAGRTEAAALLRRWSDTARRLMAGEPASASDSGIALDAGPSSLTVTFGFGHSFFERTGLTARRPAALDPLPDFSSDRLDAQRSNGDLWVQIGADDGLVAFHALRALQKDAGEAARVRWQMNGFNRSPGATRTPMTARNLMGQVDGTGNPKPSEPDFDKRIFVPGAGPGPAEHAWMAGGSYAVVRRIRMLLDDWDKQSLAQQEQVIGRTKATGAPLTGGGETTEMALDKLGADGKPVIPSNAHARISAPEQNGGAAMLRRPFSFHDGIGPDGAPDAGLLFVCWQADPLRGFVPVQRKLDRGDALSAFIRHESSGLYAVPPGPRSGEYVGQRLLEG, via the coding sequence ATGGCGTATCGACGTGATCGTCCGTACCTCCGACATCGACCAGACCACCGTCCAGAAGACCGTGAAGATCGGCTGACCAGCGTGACCGAGAGCAACCCCGACATCGAGATCTCCCGGCGCAGGCTGCTGGGTACCGTCGGCGCCGCAGGCGCCGTCGGAATCGCCCTCGGAGCGACAGGCGGCGCCCTGGCGCACTCCGCACTGGAGGACTCCGGCAGCGGATCCGCCCCCGGCGCGACCGGCGGTCCGGCCTCCCTGGGCGCCACCCAGGTGGCCTTCCACGGAGACCACCAGGCCGGCATCACCACCCCGCTGCAGGCCAAGGGACACCTGGTCGCCTTCGACCTCACTCCCGGGGCGGGCCGTACGGAGGCCGCCGCGCTGCTGCGGCGCTGGTCCGACACCGCCCGGCGGCTGATGGCGGGCGAGCCGGCCTCGGCCTCCGACAGCGGGATCGCCCTGGACGCCGGTCCGTCCTCCCTCACCGTCACCTTCGGCTTCGGCCACTCCTTCTTCGAGCGGACCGGCCTCACCGCCCGCCGTCCCGCCGCCCTCGACCCGCTGCCGGACTTCTCCTCGGACCGGCTGGACGCCCAGCGCAGCAACGGCGACCTGTGGGTCCAGATCGGCGCCGACGACGGTCTCGTCGCCTTCCATGCCCTGCGTGCCCTGCAGAAGGACGCCGGGGAGGCCGCCCGCGTCCGCTGGCAGATGAACGGCTTCAACCGGTCCCCCGGCGCCACCCGCACCCCAATGACCGCCCGCAACCTGATGGGCCAGGTCGACGGCACCGGCAACCCGAAGCCCTCGGAGCCCGACTTCGACAAGCGGATCTTCGTTCCCGGCGCGGGCCCCGGGCCCGCCGAGCACGCCTGGATGGCCGGGGGCTCGTACGCCGTCGTCCGGCGCATCCGCATGCTCCTCGACGACTGGGACAAGCAGTCCCTCGCCCAGCAGGAGCAGGTCATCGGCCGCACGAAGGCCACCGGCGCCCCGCTGACCGGCGGCGGCGAGACCACCGAGATGGCGCTCGACAAGCTCGGCGCCGACGGGAAGCCCGTCATCCCGTCCAACGCCCACGCCAGGATCTCCGCCCCCGAACAGAACGGCGGGGCCGCCATGCTGCGGCGGCCCTTCTCCTTCCACGACGGGATCGGCCCGGACGGCGCTCCCGACGCGGGACTGCTGTTCGTCTGCTGGCAGGCCGATCCGCTGCGCGGATTCGTACCCGTACAGCGCAAGCTCGACCGCGGCGACGCGCTGTCGGCGTTCATCCGGCACGAGTCCAGCGGGCTGTACGCGGTTCCGCCCGGCCCCCGCAGCGGCGAGTACGTGGGGCAGCGGCTGCTCGAAGGATGA
- a CDS encoding copper resistance CopC/CopD family protein has protein sequence MTATAPAPSAARARATAVLPRLALVLAALLATLFTAASPATAHAALTASDPKDGAVVATAPAQVTLSFSEQVALGDDSIRVLDPQGRRVDTGELRDMCSGNTVRYGTALHTGLPDGTYTVAWQAVSADSHPISGAFTFSIGAPSATDVTLPTAQAGGGPVGIAYGIARYAAYAGFTVLVGGAAFILLCWRRGAAERPLQKLVVRAWVTLTAATLAMLVLRTPYTGSGNFSDVFDLDGLRAVLQTKTGASLVSRLLLLGAAALFVAVLFGVYARRVAGPGPEEADRAERENDGADQADGSDEAEGAEGPDDTSDLTFGLAIGGAVVSGGIAATWALSEHASTGIQPGIAMPADILHLMAVATWLGGLAALLVALHKVPGIERAAVRRFSRVAFVSVLVLAVTGVYQSWRQLGSWSALTGTEYGQLLLLKVGLVAVLLGIAFVSRRWTARLADAPADAADARTAIAAAARTSDDVSRETASGAGSEGSGVSRETESVPVPADPERAAQLARQRAARESALEKRVRDADPDRSGLRRSVLAEAAIAVILLAVTTVLTSTEPGRTVEQETGRGSTATAVPDRAVKITLPFDTGGPNGKGSVRLELDPGRVGANTLHLWSDSADGTPLDLPEIKVAFTLPAKGIGPLPLVPEQAAPGHWTASGVQLPLAGEWRIDVIVRTSDIDQTTVQKTVKIG, from the coding sequence ATGACGGCCACCGCCCCCGCCCCATCCGCGGCCCGCGCCCGTGCCACGGCAGTCCTGCCGCGGCTCGCGCTGGTCCTCGCAGCTCTGCTGGCGACCCTGTTCACCGCGGCCTCACCGGCCACGGCGCACGCCGCACTCACCGCGAGCGACCCCAAGGACGGGGCGGTGGTCGCCACGGCGCCCGCCCAGGTCACGCTCTCCTTCTCGGAGCAGGTCGCCCTGGGCGACGACTCCATCCGCGTGCTCGACCCCCAGGGCAGACGCGTGGACACCGGCGAACTGCGCGACATGTGCAGCGGGAACACCGTCCGCTACGGCACCGCGCTGCACACCGGGCTGCCGGACGGCACCTACACCGTCGCCTGGCAGGCCGTCTCGGCCGACAGCCACCCGATCTCCGGTGCCTTCACCTTCTCCATCGGCGCGCCCTCGGCCACCGATGTCACCCTGCCCACCGCGCAGGCGGGCGGCGGGCCCGTCGGGATCGCGTACGGGATCGCCCGCTACGCCGCCTACGCCGGGTTCACCGTCCTCGTGGGCGGCGCCGCCTTCATCCTGTTGTGCTGGCGCAGGGGCGCCGCCGAACGGCCGCTCCAGAAGCTCGTCGTGCGCGCCTGGGTCACCCTGACCGCCGCCACCCTCGCCATGCTGGTGCTGCGGACCCCCTATACGGGGTCCGGCAACTTCTCCGATGTCTTCGATCTCGACGGGCTCCGAGCCGTCCTACAGACCAAGACCGGGGCCTCGCTCGTTTCCAGGCTGCTCCTGCTGGGCGCGGCCGCCCTGTTCGTCGCGGTCCTCTTCGGCGTCTACGCACGCCGCGTGGCGGGCCCCGGACCCGAGGAGGCCGACCGGGCCGAGAGGGAGAACGACGGGGCCGACCAGGCCGACGGGTCCGACGAGGCCGAGGGAGCCGAGGGACCGGACGACACCAGCGATCTCACCTTCGGGCTGGCCATCGGCGGCGCCGTCGTATCCGGCGGTATCGCCGCCACCTGGGCCCTTTCCGAGCACGCCTCCACAGGGATCCAGCCCGGTATCGCCATGCCCGCCGACATCCTGCACCTGATGGCCGTCGCCACGTGGCTCGGTGGTCTCGCCGCGCTGCTCGTCGCCCTCCACAAGGTCCCCGGGATCGAGCGCGCGGCCGTCCGGCGCTTCTCCCGCGTCGCCTTCGTCAGTGTCCTGGTGCTCGCCGTCACCGGCGTCTACCAGTCCTGGCGCCAGCTCGGCAGCTGGTCCGCCCTCACCGGCACCGAGTACGGGCAGCTGCTGCTCCTGAAGGTCGGCCTGGTCGCCGTCCTCCTCGGCATCGCCTTCGTGTCCCGACGGTGGACGGCGCGGCTCGCCGACGCCCCGGCGGACGCCGCGGACGCCAGGACCGCCATCGCCGCCGCCGCGCGGACCTCGGACGATGTTTCACGTGAAACGGCCTCCGGCGCCGGCTCGGAAGGCTCCGGTGTTTCACGTGAAACAGAGTCCGTGCCCGTCCCTGCGGACCCGGAGCGCGCCGCCCAGCTCGCCCGGCAGCGAGCCGCACGCGAGAGCGCGCTGGAGAAGCGGGTGCGGGACGCCGACCCGGACCGCTCCGGCCTGCGCCGCTCCGTCCTCGCCGAAGCTGCCATCGCCGTGATCCTGCTCGCCGTCACCACCGTGCTCACCAGCACCGAGCCCGGGCGGACCGTGGAACAGGAGACGGGCCGCGGCTCCACCGCCACCGCCGTTCCCGACCGGGCCGTCAAGATCACCCTGCCCTTCGACACCGGCGGTCCGAACGGAAAGGGCTCCGTCCGGCTCGAACTCGACCCGGGACGGGTCGGCGCGAACACCCTGCACCTCTGGTCCGACTCCGCCGACGGCACCCCCTTGGACCTTCCCGAGATCAAGGTCGCCTTCACCCTTCCCGCCAAGGGCATCGGCCCCCTGCCGCTCGTCCCCGAGCAGGCGGCCCCCGGACACTGGACCGCATCCGGTGTCCAGCTGCCGCTCGCCGGTGAATGGCGTATCGACGTGATCGTCCGTACCTCCGACATCGACCAGACCACCGTCCAGAAGACCGTGAAGATCGGCTGA
- a CDS encoding copper chaperone PCu(A)C, with translation MNARTTRTLAAALSLTAVLAISGCSGEAEPKMAVSGAFMPQPVNDKMAGAFMVIKNGSETADKLTGVSSSLSDDLQIHETKDQKMQQVQSMDVPANGELRLERGGNHIMFMGLKSTPKVGDKVTVELRFEKAAPVKVELDVKDRTYNPSGNAH, from the coding sequence GTGAACGCCCGCACCACCCGCACTCTCGCCGCCGCCCTCTCCCTGACGGCAGTGCTCGCCATATCCGGCTGCTCCGGCGAGGCCGAGCCGAAGATGGCCGTCAGCGGCGCCTTCATGCCCCAGCCCGTGAACGACAAGATGGCCGGCGCGTTCATGGTCATCAAGAACGGCTCCGAGACCGCCGACAAGCTCACCGGCGTCTCCTCCTCGCTCTCCGACGATCTCCAGATCCACGAGACCAAGGACCAGAAGATGCAGCAGGTCCAGTCGATGGACGTGCCGGCGAACGGCGAGCTCCGGCTGGAGCGCGGCGGCAACCACATCATGTTCATGGGGCTCAAGAGCACTCCCAAGGTCGGCGACAAGGTCACCGTCGAGCTCCGCTTCGAGAAGGCCGCTCCGGTCAAGGTCGAGCTGGACGTGAAGGACCGGACGTACAACCCGTCCGGCAACGCCCACTGA
- a CDS encoding SCO family protein, which yields MRTTRVTVAALLAAAALTLTACDGEPAKTGGVTQISGGQSTNKAATLLDRPFTKPELVLTDTTGNPWNLRERTKGKPTLIYFGYTNCPDVCPLTMSNIAVAKKALPKADQDNLQVVFVTTDPERDTPESLGAWLKSQDPSFIGLTGNFATIQAAARTLGIGIEAATTGPDGKPVSMHGAQVIAFSPKTDEGYVLYGESTTVDDYTKDLPKLIKGENP from the coding sequence ATGCGCACCACACGTGTGACGGTCGCCGCGCTGCTCGCGGCGGCCGCACTCACCCTCACCGCCTGCGACGGTGAGCCCGCCAAGACCGGCGGAGTCACCCAGATCTCCGGCGGTCAGAGCACCAACAAGGCCGCGACCCTCCTGGACCGCCCCTTCACCAAGCCGGAGCTCGTCCTCACGGACACCACCGGCAACCCGTGGAACCTGCGTGAGCGGACCAAGGGCAAGCCCACCCTCATCTACTTCGGCTACACCAACTGCCCCGACGTGTGCCCGCTGACGATGAGCAACATCGCCGTCGCCAAGAAGGCACTCCCCAAGGCCGACCAGGACAACCTCCAGGTCGTCTTCGTCACCACCGACCCCGAGAGGGACACTCCCGAGTCCCTCGGCGCGTGGCTCAAGTCGCAGGACCCGTCCTTCATCGGACTCACCGGGAACTTCGCGACCATCCAGGCCGCCGCACGCACGCTCGGCATCGGCATCGAGGCCGCCACGACGGGGCCCGACGGCAAGCCCGTCTCCATGCACGGCGCCCAGGTCATCGCGTTCTCGCCCAAGACCGACGAGGGGTACGTCCTCTACGGCGAGAGCACCACCGTCGACGACTACACCAAGGACCTGCCGAAGCTCATCAAGGGGGAGAACCCGTGA
- a CDS encoding YcnI family copper-binding membrane protein codes for MKTSRVSFAAAIAAGSVLVLSGPAFAHVGVQPAGEAAKGGYATINFKVPNERDNASTTQLEVNFPVDQPLSSVMPQDVPGWTVKVETSDLATPLTVHGKQITKAVTKVTWSGGKIEPGKFQQFPLSVGKLPESADQMVFKSIQTYDNGEVVRWIEEAKEGAAEPQNPAPVLKLSAPKGDDHHDSGAKADEPKNAEKGAEHGHDKAAADHGSDTTARVLGIAGIVVGLGGVAFGIASRRRSA; via the coding sequence ATGAAGACCTCTCGCGTCTCCTTCGCCGCCGCCATCGCCGCCGGTTCCGTCCTCGTCCTCTCCGGCCCTGCCTTCGCGCACGTCGGCGTGCAGCCCGCAGGCGAGGCGGCCAAGGGCGGCTACGCGACGATCAACTTCAAGGTCCCCAACGAGCGCGACAACGCGTCGACCACCCAGCTGGAGGTCAACTTCCCGGTCGACCAGCCGCTCAGCTCCGTGATGCCGCAGGACGTTCCCGGCTGGACCGTGAAGGTCGAGACGAGCGACCTCGCCACGCCGCTCACCGTGCACGGCAAGCAGATCACCAAGGCCGTCACCAAGGTGACCTGGTCCGGCGGCAAGATCGAGCCCGGGAAGTTCCAGCAGTTCCCGCTCTCCGTGGGCAAGCTGCCCGAGAGCGCCGACCAGATGGTCTTCAAGTCCATCCAGACGTACGACAACGGCGAGGTCGTCCGCTGGATCGAGGAGGCCAAGGAAGGCGCCGCGGAGCCGCAGAACCCCGCGCCCGTCCTGAAGCTGAGCGCTCCCAAGGGCGACGACCACCACGACAGCGGTGCGAAGGCCGACGAGCCGAAGAACGCCGAGAAGGGCGCCGAGCACGGCCACGACAAGGCCGCCGCCGACCACGGCTCCGACACCACCGCGCGCGTCCTCGGCATCGCGGGCATCGTCGTCGGACTCGGCGGTGTCGCCTTCGGCATCGCCTCGCGCCGCCGCTCCGCCTGA
- a CDS encoding ATP-binding protein, with protein MSIWWSLHLRREAASVPLARRLLLGTMETAGVDPDISFDLSVALSEACANAVEHGGGGEIPDDTEAYHVTAYLDGDCCRIEVTDSGPGFPPATVARRRPSLAEHGRGLHLIAELADHVRFRNRPGRGAVVSFDKMLKWRDDALLKVS; from the coding sequence ATGAGCATCTGGTGGTCTCTCCACTTGAGGCGCGAAGCCGCGAGCGTGCCGCTCGCCAGGCGACTGCTGCTGGGGACGATGGAGACCGCGGGGGTGGACCCGGACATCTCCTTCGATCTCTCGGTGGCGCTGAGCGAGGCGTGTGCCAACGCGGTGGAGCACGGCGGGGGTGGTGAAATCCCGGACGATACCGAGGCGTACCACGTCACGGCCTATCTGGACGGGGATTGCTGCCGCATCGAGGTGACCGATTCCGGTCCGGGGTTCCCGCCCGCGACGGTGGCTCGCCGCAGACCCTCCCTGGCCGAACACGGCCGGGGCCTGCACCTGATCGCCGAACTCGCCGACCACGTCCGCTTCCGCAACCGGCCGGGCCGCGGCGCGGTGGTGAGCTTCGACAAGATGCTGAAGTGGCGCGACGACGCGCTGCTGAAGGTGTCGTAG